Part of the Planococcus plakortidis genome is shown below.
TGAGCCAATCCGGTGCTTGCTTTTCCAATAGCGCCGACAATTTGCGCACCGCCTGTTCCGACTGTTTATTGATGATGGTGCCGGTTTCGATGACCAGCGCTTGTTCGCTGAGCGGGGAAAATGTGAATCCCAACATAGTTCACCTCATCTGCAGATTATTCTAAATACTTTAACAGTATAATGCTTTTCACTAGTGAATGAAAGTGGAGAATAGTTGGAATTTGCCGGGCAACTATAACAATAAATCGCTCAAACCATCGAAAGGAATCAATAATTTGGCCCAGTGAACAGGGGTATTGTGGAAATAAAAAAGGAAGCGCTTTCGAAATAGGAGAAATGAATGTTATTAAAGTAATAGCATTTTATAAAAAACCCGATGGCCGCAGAAGTGGGCATCGGATCAGTGGAACTTATTCTTCAATGTCGATTGGCTGTGTTACATCGGCTCCGTCAAAGAACTCAGCGGAAATTTCAGCGATGGTGCCGTCTTCTAGCATTTCATCGATTGCCTTGTTGACGTTTTCGACCAGTTCATCATTGCCTTTGTTCATGACCATGCCGCCTTCGGAAGGGCGGTATTTGATCGTCGGGTGGATCACGATGTCAAGTTCCGGGAACGCTTCGATGGCGAGCGTCTGCAAATAATAATCGTTGAGGATGACATCGGTGCGGCCGATTGCCACATCGCGCAAATAAGTTTCGTTTGTCGCATTGTCGTACGTCACTTCTTCAGCGCCGTAAGAGCGGGCCGTTTCCATGTATACGGATGTCGAAGCGCCGGCTGCTTTTTTGCCTTCGAGGTCTTCAAGCGTTTCAATGCCGGAAAGGTCGTCAGCGCGGACGATGGCCGTGCCATATGAATATTTAAACGGCGTGGAGAACACGAATTTCTCCTTGCGGTCTTCGTTGATCTCGATATCGTTCGCGGCAATGTCGACTTGGCCCGTCTGGACGGATGTCATCATCTCGTCAAAGCCCATTTCGGAGAACTCAACTTCAA
Proteins encoded:
- a CDS encoding transporter substrate-binding domain-containing protein, whose product is MNKIMTPKFSVAALTAAAALTLSACGSDSEETADTASAWDEIQEQGTLTVATSGTLYPTSYREEGTDELTGFEVEVVREMAERLELEVEFSEMGFDEMMTSVQTGQVDIAANDIEINEDRKEKFVFSTPFKYSYGTAIVRADDLSGIETLEDLEGKKAAGASTSVYMETARSYGAEEVTYDNATNETYLRDVAIGRTDVILNDYYLQTLAIEAFPELDIVIHPTIKYRPSEGGMVMNKGNDELVENVNKAIDEMLEDGTIAEISAEFFDGADVTQPIDIEE